From the genome of Rosettibacter firmus, one region includes:
- a CDS encoding glycoside hydrolase family 5 protein, translating to MKRRDFIKTSAIISAGLSLTNFTLSSSEVKTQNKVIKIPRYIGFNLTEKAGINGKKFNEEDFEIMAEWGFNFARIPMSYWNWAPKDDWYNINEDFFKDIDEVIEFGKQYNIHINLNLHRIPGYCINGRNFEPYDLFEDTPKNMQKALDAAVYHWKYIAKRYAGIPNSQLSFDLINEPPKRTNEERYVEIVKALVKGIKEEDPERLIIADGKDIGRYPVMGLVGIVDVQSTRGYDPMSLTHYTATWVPKDEFETFNPPTWPLKGDDGKIWDKAALKEKLIDSWMPLVEKGVQVHVGEWGCYNKTPHDIVLRWMEDVLSLWKEVNWGYAMWNLKGDFGILNSNRADVKYENYKGHKLDRKMLELLKKYF from the coding sequence ATGAAACGAAGAGATTTTATAAAAACAAGTGCAATAATTTCAGCAGGACTTTCATTAACTAATTTTACATTAAGCTCAAGCGAAGTCAAAACTCAAAATAAAGTTATTAAGATTCCAAGATATATAGGTTTTAATCTCACAGAAAAAGCTGGTATCAACGGGAAAAAATTTAATGAAGAAGATTTTGAAATCATGGCTGAATGGGGATTTAATTTTGCTCGCATCCCTATGTCATACTGGAACTGGGCTCCTAAAGATGATTGGTATAATATTAATGAAGATTTTTTCAAAGACATCGATGAAGTTATTGAATTCGGTAAACAATATAATATTCATATCAATCTTAATTTGCATCGTATTCCTGGTTATTGTATTAATGGAAGAAATTTTGAACCTTATGATTTATTTGAAGATACTCCAAAAAACATGCAAAAAGCTCTTGATGCTGCTGTATATCACTGGAAATATATTGCAAAAAGATATGCAGGCATTCCAAATTCTCAATTGAGTTTCGATTTGATTAACGAACCTCCCAAAAGAACCAATGAAGAAAGATATGTAGAAATTGTAAAAGCTCTTGTTAAAGGAATAAAAGAAGAAGATCCTGAAAGATTAATAATCGCAGATGGAAAAGATATTGGAAGGTATCCAGTTATGGGATTAGTTGGAATTGTTGATGTTCAGAGCACACGTGGTTATGATCCGATGAGCTTAACTCATTACACAGCTACTTGGGTTCCAAAAGATGAATTTGAAACTTTTAATCCTCCTACCTGGCCACTTAAAGGTGATGATGGAAAAATATGGGATAAAGCTGCACTTAAAGAAAAATTAATCGATTCATGGATGCCTCTGGTCGAAAAAGGTGTTCAGGTTCATGTGGGCGAATGGGGTTGCTACAATAAAACACCACATGATATTGTTCTAAGATGGATGGAAGATGTTTTATCTCTCTGGAAAGAAGTTAATTGGGGTTATGCAATGTGGAATTTAAAAGGGGATTTCGGTATTCTTAACAGTAATCGTGCTGATGTAAAATATGAAAATTATAAAGGACACAAATTAGATAGAAAAATGCTTGAACTACTAAAAAAATATTTCTAA
- a CDS encoding glycoside hydrolase family 9 protein: MKQTMIYFIVLAMTYSIYSQSNLKINEMGYYELPGLNIMVFDDFYPEGHQGGVTIVMFGKRLAANGDLRLEPTPGQWSPVPKIGNRIVDKKNNTITVELWYPDSSKDRKGFNPIEYPDLKLKYKIRTEVDGQSLKVIVDLDEPLPEEWSNKVGFNLELFPGEYFNEFYLMDNNTGQFPRQPVNEMFYDSDGNLQIKPLAEGKQLIVAPDKKEKRIEFYSLKNKLILLDGRGLHNNGWFIIRSTIPANVTKNAIEWIITPSIDTTWRYKPVIQISQIGYHPEQSKFAVIELDKLTKKLDEIKLIKINKDSEKIIKQESNPILWGNFLRYKYIRFDFSEIKEEGLYKIKYGNIESNVFEIKNDIFSKGVWQPTIDYFLPAQMCHMRIEDRYKVWHGLCHMDDAIMAPTNHNHFDGYYQHESTLTKYKSGEHVPGLNIGGWHDAGDYDLRIESQAETVYKLSLAYELFHIEHDQTTIDQNQRLAIIHKPDGKPDILQQIEHGILSIIGGYESLGRLYRGIICQSLKQYVHLGDASTMTDNFIYNENKLNPILEKKLLNDDRFVFTEINPQRELYVAQTLAAVYRVMKDYNKELAEKCLNIAEELFIQNSNINEKIKLNAAAELYISTSKDTYKKILLNNIDELSNHIENYSETIGRVVEKINDKNFVNKIEASVKNYYNKTIELQKENPYGIPYKPYIWGAGWGIQEFGVNLLLLHLYFPHIINKDFVFNALNFVLGCHPGENTASFVSGVGVNSLIVAYGFNRDEWSYIPGGVASGTALIRPDLPELKIWPYLWQQSEYVLGGGTTNFILLAIAADYLYNKQ; encoded by the coding sequence ATGAAACAAACGATGATATATTTTATAGTTCTTGCAATGACATACTCAATTTATAGTCAATCAAATTTGAAAATAAACGAAATGGGATATTATGAATTACCAGGATTAAACATTATGGTATTTGATGATTTCTATCCAGAAGGTCATCAAGGTGGTGTTACAATTGTTATGTTCGGGAAACGACTTGCAGCTAATGGAGATTTAAGATTAGAACCTACACCTGGACAATGGTCACCTGTCCCCAAAATTGGAAATAGAATTGTCGATAAAAAAAATAATACAATTACAGTAGAATTGTGGTATCCTGATTCAAGCAAAGATAGAAAGGGATTTAATCCAATTGAATATCCAGATCTTAAATTAAAATACAAAATAAGAACTGAAGTTGATGGACAAAGTTTAAAAGTGATTGTTGACCTTGATGAACCTTTACCTGAAGAGTGGTCAAACAAAGTTGGATTTAATTTGGAATTATTTCCTGGAGAATATTTCAATGAATTTTATTTAATGGATAATAACACAGGGCAATTTCCAAGACAACCAGTTAATGAAATGTTCTATGATAGTGATGGAAATCTCCAGATAAAACCACTTGCAGAAGGTAAACAATTAATTGTAGCTCCAGACAAAAAAGAAAAGAGAATAGAATTTTACAGTCTAAAAAACAAACTTATACTTCTTGATGGAAGAGGATTACACAACAATGGATGGTTTATAATTCGTTCCACAATTCCAGCCAATGTTACTAAAAATGCAATTGAATGGATAATAACACCTTCGATTGATACAACCTGGAGATATAAACCTGTAATTCAGATTTCACAGATTGGTTATCATCCTGAACAATCCAAATTTGCAGTGATTGAATTAGATAAGCTAACAAAAAAACTTGATGAGATAAAACTTATAAAAATAAATAAAGACTCAGAGAAAATAATCAAACAAGAGAGCAATCCAATTTTGTGGGGAAATTTCTTAAGATACAAATACATACGCTTCGATTTTTCTGAAATAAAAGAAGAAGGACTTTATAAAATTAAATATGGAAACATAGAATCGAATGTATTTGAAATAAAGAATGATATTTTTTCCAAAGGAGTATGGCAACCTACAATAGATTATTTTCTTCCAGCTCAAATGTGTCACATGAGAATTGAAGATAGATACAAAGTTTGGCATGGGCTATGTCACATGGACGATGCAATTATGGCTCCAACTAATCACAATCATTTCGATGGATATTATCAACATGAATCAACATTAACAAAATACAAATCAGGAGAACATGTGCCAGGATTAAATATTGGAGGCTGGCATGATGCAGGTGACTATGATCTAAGAATTGAATCTCAAGCAGAAACTGTTTATAAACTTTCTCTTGCTTATGAATTATTCCACATTGAACACGATCAAACAACTATTGACCAGAACCAGAGATTAGCAATTATACACAAACCTGATGGCAAGCCAGATATATTACAACAAATTGAACATGGTATATTATCTATAATTGGTGGTTATGAATCTTTAGGTAGATTATATCGAGGGATTATTTGCCAATCGCTCAAACAATATGTTCATCTTGGTGATGCATCAACTATGACTGATAATTTTATTTATAATGAAAACAAATTAAATCCAATTTTAGAGAAAAAACTTTTAAATGATGACCGTTTTGTTTTTACTGAAATAAATCCTCAAAGAGAACTTTATGTTGCACAAACTTTAGCAGCTGTTTACAGAGTGATGAAAGATTATAATAAAGAATTAGCAGAAAAATGTTTGAATATTGCAGAAGAACTATTTATCCAGAATTCTAATATTAATGAAAAAATAAAACTCAATGCTGCAGCTGAACTTTACATATCAACATCAAAAGATACTTACAAAAAAATATTATTAAACAATATTGATGAATTATCAAACCACATTGAAAATTATAGTGAAACAATTGGAAGAGTTGTTGAAAAAATTAACGATAAAAATTTTGTAAATAAGATTGAAGCCAGTGTTAAAAACTATTATAACAAAACAATTGAATTACAAAAAGAAAATCCATACGGAATACCATATAAACCATATATCTGGGGTGCAGGCTGGGGAATCCAGGAATTTGGAGTGAATTTATTATTACTGCATCTTTACTTCCCACACATTATAAATAAAGATTTTGTTTTTAATGCATTAAACTTTGTTCTTGGCTGTCATCCAGGAGAAAACACAGCATCATTTGTTTCGGGCGTCGGTGTAAATTCACTAATTGTTGCATATGGATTTAACAGAGACGAATGGAGTTATATTCCTGGTGGTGTTGCAAGTGGCACTGCTTTAATTCGTCCCGATTTACCTGAATTAAAAATCTGGCCTTATTTATGGCAACAATCTGAATATGTTTTAGGTGGAGGAACAACTAATTTCATTTTATTAGCAATAGCTGCAGACTATCTCTATAATAAACAATAA
- a CDS encoding glycoside hydrolase family 88 protein, whose protein sequence is MNRKSFLKIIPLAGILLSSQNDLIFSKGKEKNQNIFKNKSTLEKVKLAMLSMQRATWEQGVAMQAMLESGEEELVILMAKEAVLRQSPDGRLAMLGEEFALSDACSPGEAVLWAAKKTGDESLMNGFNKLLDYIMNKAPRNKDGIIYHFTNVPQIWSDINYMLPPFLAVAKKYEEAVKQIEGAFSCLWNPDKKLLSHMWDCEKNEFVRKDCWGVGNGWSAAGLTRVINMLPDSMQQEKNKLINYVKDIIDGCIAHIREDGLFHNIVDNPNSFVETNLSQMLAYTIYRGIKSGWLDKSYKKYADKMRTAAHSKVDKLGLVQGVCGSPEFDHPGTATEGQAFFILMEAAYRDLNS, encoded by the coding sequence ATGAATCGGAAATCATTCTTAAAGATCATACCACTTGCTGGAATACTTTTAAGTTCACAAAATGATTTAATATTTTCTAAAGGTAAAGAAAAAAATCAAAACATATTCAAAAACAAATCAACACTCGAAAAAGTAAAATTAGCAATGTTAAGCATGCAACGTGCAACATGGGAACAGGGTGTAGCAATGCAAGCAATGCTCGAATCTGGCGAAGAAGAACTTGTAATTTTGATGGCTAAAGAGGCAGTATTAAGACAATCACCTGATGGAAGACTTGCAATGCTGGGAGAAGAATTTGCTCTAAGTGATGCATGTTCACCTGGAGAAGCTGTTCTATGGGCTGCAAAAAAGACTGGCGATGAATCTTTGATGAATGGCTTTAATAAACTCCTCGATTATATTATGAATAAAGCTCCTCGCAACAAAGATGGAATTATTTATCATTTTACAAACGTTCCACAAATCTGGAGCGATATAAATTACATGTTACCTCCATTTCTTGCAGTTGCAAAAAAATATGAAGAAGCAGTAAAGCAAATCGAAGGAGCTTTTTCTTGTCTGTGGAATCCTGATAAAAAACTTCTATCGCATATGTGGGATTGTGAAAAAAATGAATTCGTTCGAAAAGATTGCTGGGGTGTTGGTAATGGATGGTCGGCTGCTGGACTTACAAGAGTCATAAACATGTTGCCAGATTCCATGCAACAAGAGAAGAATAAACTAATTAATTATGTAAAAGATATAATTGATGGTTGCATTGCACACATCAGAGAAGATGGATTATTCCATAATATTGTTGATAATCCAAATTCTTTTGTAGAAACAAATTTATCTCAAATGCTTGCTTATACAATCTATCGGGGTATAAAAAGTGGCTGGCTCGATAAAAGTTATAAAAAATATGCCGATAAAATGAGAACTGCTGCACATTCTAAAGTTGACAAACTTGGATTAGTTCAGGGTGTATGTGGATCTCCAGAATTTGATCATCCTGGAACTGCAACAGAAGGACAGGCATTTTTTATTTTGATGGAAGCTGCTTATAGAGACTTAAATTCTTAA
- a CDS encoding PhoH family protein produces MKKSKPKTFVLDTNVILHDPTCIHHFEENNIIIPLVVIEELDHFKRGNQVINLNAREFARTLDSITGNEIFNGGVPLGRGKGKVRIVITKGLNKEIQEIFREDNVDHRVLSAAYEALKNSKDKTKVVLVSKDVNLRMKAKAIGIPAEDYSTDRIPNIEELYSGKEIIENFDDDILQKLYQPPYEVPSKQILKKIKVEAVPNKFFIMRNSNRSILTVLDKEMDKFRRIDKETVYGIKPRNAEQTFAVNALCNPDIPLVTLTGKAGTGKTLLALASALHVRKNYRQIYVARPVVPLSNKDIGYLPGDVESKLAPYMQPLWDNLKVIQDQFPETDKNYQLINSLVKEEKLVIEPLSYIRGRSLQRIYFIVDEAQNLTPHEIKTIITRAGEGAKIVLTGDIYQIDHPYLDAQSNGLSYLIENFKGQKLYAHINLEKGERSILAELASNLL; encoded by the coding sequence ATGAAAAAATCTAAACCTAAAACTTTTGTTCTCGACACAAATGTTATTTTACACGATCCAACCTGCATTCATCACTTTGAAGAAAATAATATTATAATTCCACTGGTTGTAATTGAAGAACTTGATCATTTCAAGAGAGGAAATCAGGTAATTAATTTAAATGCAAGAGAGTTTGCAAGAACTCTGGATTCAATAACAGGTAATGAAATTTTTAATGGTGGAGTTCCACTTGGTCGTGGAAAAGGTAAAGTAAGAATTGTTATCACAAAAGGATTGAACAAAGAAATTCAAGAAATATTTCGGGAAGATAATGTTGATCATCGTGTATTGAGTGCAGCTTATGAAGCATTAAAGAATAGCAAAGATAAAACAAAAGTTGTTCTTGTAAGTAAGGATGTTAATCTTCGAATGAAGGCTAAAGCTATTGGTATACCTGCTGAGGATTATTCGACAGATAGAATTCCAAATATCGAAGAATTATACAGTGGAAAAGAAATAATAGAAAATTTTGATGATGATATTTTACAAAAATTATATCAACCACCTTACGAAGTTCCTTCGAAACAAATTCTAAAAAAAATAAAAGTTGAAGCTGTTCCAAATAAATTTTTTATAATGAGGAATTCCAATCGTTCTATTCTAACTGTATTAGATAAAGAAATGGATAAATTCAGAAGAATTGATAAGGAAACTGTTTATGGAATTAAACCAAGAAATGCAGAACAAACTTTTGCAGTAAATGCATTATGTAATCCAGATATTCCACTTGTTACTTTAACAGGCAAAGCAGGCACAGGAAAAACATTACTTGCACTTGCAAGTGCTTTACACGTCAGAAAAAATTATAGACAAATTTATGTTGCTCGTCCAGTTGTGCCACTTAGCAATAAAGATATTGGATATTTACCCGGAGACGTAGAAAGTAAATTAGCTCCATATATGCAGCCATTATGGGATAACTTAAAAGTAATTCAGGATCAATTTCCAGAGACAGATAAAAACTATCAACTAATTAATTCATTGGTAAAAGAAGAAAAACTTGTAATTGAACCATTAAGTTATATTCGTGGGAGAAGTTTGCAAAGAATTTATTTTATTGTTGACGAAGCACAAAATTTAACTCCACACGAAATTAAAACAATAATAACTCGAGCAGGCGAAGGAGCTAAAATTGTTTTAACCGGCGACATATATCAAATCGATCATCCTTATCTTGATGCTCAATCTAATGGCCTTTCTTATCTTATTGAAAATTTTAAAGGCCAGAAGCTATATGCTCATATAAATCTTGAAAAAGGTGAACGCTCAATACTTGCTGAACTTGCAAGTAATTTATTATAG
- a CDS encoding energy transducer TonB — protein MKKFFNYVLIFSSLLFLACSSKIEKSPAAGYEPPTLLKQPRLYYPKIAQENALWGSTKLIISINENGIVNNVYVIKSSGHKILDSAAINYCKNLLFNPAKRNGKPVNSKIEWVIKFNISDQNWEIDNYLLELSRLYDKVQRLNQEYRIEVEREILKKHNEFVQNFSDALNFNKVLLQIILPEISKEWEKDWNGWPLSFLLYHDFIKRFPDYDSISVVKNLLINSLKSDIQYIKNTPALDINVKKEKEKILNKIKIFITTNYPDVILKDINLEANVSSIYLSKM, from the coding sequence ATGAAAAAGTTTTTTAATTACGTACTGATATTTTCTTCACTCTTATTTTTAGCCTGTAGCAGCAAAATAGAAAAGAGTCCGGCAGCAGGTTATGAACCACCAACTTTATTAAAACAGCCGAGATTATATTATCCTAAAATCGCTCAAGAAAATGCCCTCTGGGGCAGTACCAAACTTATCATCTCAATCAATGAAAATGGAATTGTTAATAATGTTTATGTAATTAAATCTTCCGGACACAAAATTCTTGACAGTGCTGCTATTAATTATTGCAAAAATCTTTTATTCAATCCTGCTAAAAGAAATGGAAAACCTGTTAACTCAAAAATTGAATGGGTTATTAAATTCAATATCTCTGATCAAAACTGGGAAATTGATAATTATCTTCTCGAATTATCAAGATTATATGATAAGGTTCAACGTCTTAATCAGGAATACAGAATTGAAGTTGAACGAGAAATATTGAAAAAGCACAATGAGTTTGTTCAAAACTTTAGCGATGCTCTTAATTTTAATAAAGTATTATTACAGATAATATTACCAGAGATTTCAAAAGAGTGGGAAAAAGATTGGAATGGCTGGCCACTTTCCTTTTTATTATATCATGATTTTATTAAAAGATTTCCAGATTACGATAGTATTTCTGTAGTAAAAAATTTATTGATTAATTCTTTGAAGTCAGATATCCAGTACATTAAAAATACACCAGCTTTAGACATTAATGTAAAGAAAGAAAAGGAAAAAATTCTTAACAAAATAAAAATTTTCATAACTACAAATTATCCAGATGTTATACTAAAAGATATTAATCTGGAAGCCAATGTAAGTTCAATTTATTTATCAAAAATGTAA
- a CDS encoding SDR family oxidoreductase has protein sequence MKILFIGGTGNISTSVSKLCIERGFELYLLNRGLTNNKIEGAKTITADINNFSQVDEALKNFYWDAVVNWIAFTPEHIERDLKLFKNKTKQYIFISSASIYQKPPLNPVITESTPLKNPYWDYSRNKIACEERLNKAYREEDFPITIVRPSHTYSNVIPVPIGGWTEYTIVDRIKKGEKIIVHGDGTSLWTLTHADDFALGFIGLIGNYKTIGHAFHITSDEVLTWDQIHFLLAEAVGKEPNIIHIPSDFIVKCEPSLTGSLLGDKTWNAIFDNSKIKKFCPDFVARIPFREGIKKTIQWFEEKPERKIIRKETNDMIDRIIQCYNK, from the coding sequence ATGAAAATTCTTTTTATTGGTGGTACTGGAAATATTAGCACTTCTGTAAGTAAACTCTGTATCGAAAGAGGTTTTGAATTATATCTACTCAATAGAGGATTAACCAATAATAAAATTGAAGGAGCTAAAACAATCACTGCAGACATCAATAATTTTTCTCAAGTAGATGAAGCACTAAAAAATTTTTACTGGGATGCAGTTGTAAACTGGATTGCTTTTACTCCAGAACACATAGAAAGAGATTTAAAACTTTTTAAGAATAAAACAAAGCAATATATTTTTATCAGCTCTGCTTCGATTTATCAGAAACCACCATTAAATCCAGTCATTACAGAATCAACACCACTTAAAAATCCATACTGGGATTATTCAAGAAACAAAATTGCATGCGAAGAAAGATTAAATAAAGCTTATCGAGAAGAAGATTTTCCAATAACTATAGTTAGACCTTCTCACACTTATTCTAATGTTATTCCCGTACCAATAGGAGGATGGACAGAATATACAATTGTGGATAGAATTAAAAAAGGTGAAAAAATAATTGTACATGGTGATGGAACATCACTATGGACTTTAACACATGCAGATGATTTTGCACTTGGATTCATTGGCTTAATTGGCAATTATAAAACCATCGGTCACGCATTTCATATTACATCAGATGAAGTATTAACATGGGATCAAATTCATTTCTTACTGGCAGAAGCTGTTGGAAAAGAACCGAATATAATTCATATCCCTTCTGATTTTATTGTAAAATGTGAACCATCTTTAACTGGCTCATTACTCGGCGATAAAACCTGGAATGCAATATTCGATAATTCAAAAATCAAAAAATTCTGTCCAGATTTTGTTGCCAGAATACCATTTAGAGAAGGCATTAAAAAAACAATTCAATGGTTCGAAGAAAAACCAGAAAGAAAAATTATACGCAAGGAAACAAATGATATGATTGATAGAATAATTCAATGTTATAATAAATGA